Proteins from a genomic interval of Gossypium hirsutum isolate 1008001.06 chromosome A09, Gossypium_hirsutum_v2.1, whole genome shotgun sequence:
- the LOC107888647 gene encoding methyl-CpG-binding domain-containing protein 9, whose translation MELSDSNDSKPETRSPLGIDLNEIPSSSFAETLPDSDSAEPDSFSIVRAIHENPDPALGEAAGVPVANEEEQCGVCGLSAATPGGGGGGRVVVCDGCERGFHLACSGVSEKLLSGAEWVCGACVGRGVRSKRWPLGFKAKKRILDINASPPSDGDGDGEEVQELLRQHTAGDNSFVGNRLGAPLTCMNSLYAGNGFGSQKASRIVTHAVKVGFEDLFHCMRTRDRSFDEVDLGSPLGSLRNSSNTAIRFPSRNPSDIFLQRLREFVSERHGVLEEGWRVELKHSMSCDLYAVYCSPDGKTFDSVLDVASYLGLNLNHSPMDAEIKREGASLQERLHLPRKRKSTRFSIASGFPENKESLISGYCKDFACDGQILEKYANKSCIMKVTEAVQDEKGSSGSEQINDGLPVQFEDFYILSLGLIDMRPSYHDASLIFPIGYRSCWHDKITGSLFVSEVLDGGDSGPIFKIRRRSCSALPLPIGSAVLCWSKVEQTPSHNKEGDVTYYNNKEFDDDGCIQRILTDPCPPTENDLLICLRSNLKETYLVQNSDESQLEAGFMCEKFGDTLRDEIGEISVEEHSSSAAWRIISQKFIDACSEISKRKGALKFLCKHAGKEIRSSSWDMMDGKNKETHTPLAKFCGFPVSLSFPFVYQHNELETWSEELTKWLGQDRFGLDAEFVQEIIEELPGIEACSRYESLRKRSSYSGSLTIRNGFLKIKMPDGLECEGEKGLDVLFGKSKKPRLVDDRGPPPGKPLWLRLPPELLGDFHQVWELLWRFGEVMGLEEAFLANELEEELINPWSNHSNFLHKFDSEKPGVDVQSLSRIDGMGEKNVSPSSDSCMADSTENPHPFIQMETGEMMEADQARLASLSYRRCFGVTLTKVHSSVLGVLISELQSKVAALVDPNFDSGESRSKRGRKKDLDSTAPAKKVKLSLLPINELTWPELARRYILSFLSMDGNLDSAEITARESAKVFCCLQGDGGVLSGSLTGVAGMEADALLLAEATKRIFGSLNRQSNVLTVEDEGPVQNVACEKNFVNDGDIPEWAKLLEPVRKLPTNVGTRIRRCVYEALEKDPPEWAREKLKHSISKEVYKGNASGPTKKAVLSVLADVQNECSTQKPEKEISKKKIVLSVSDIIMKKCRIILRHAAAADDSKIFCNLLGRKLMNSSDNDDEGLLGSPAMVSRPLDFRTIDLRLAVGAYGGSHEAFLEDVRELWSNVRTAFADHPDLVELAESLSENFESLYEKEVLILVQKLAEYAKLECFDAETKEEINDILASTSDIPKAPWDEGVCKVCGIDKDDDSVLLCDTCDAEYHTYCLNPPLARIPEGNWYCPACVSKRMVQDASESSHVIIRRRGKKYQGEVTRGYLEALAHLAAVMEEKEYWQFSVDERAFLLKFLCDELLNSTLIRQHLERCAETTFELHQKLRSAYIEWKNLKSKEDFVAARAAKFHTSMINAVGDGVKDGTDQIPSDGEKEAAVLNGSDKHASSTHTEKSFTSNGQCFNSMDTEAQLKGEQANVDVSMVLPEKSDKSFVTSELPVSNPLPQEIDDSRKETNLHGKLEESKGMDVASPSSPSDCNGQCQSSDATSLHAAKQVPSVAENESQSHHLELSTIKSDIQHLQDLINSLESQLLKLSIRKEFLGSDSSGRLYWISAMPGGYPQVIVDGSLVVRKKRNFLGNEVRGHCTSVNWNLSSATTDSVFKAQGSKASCPFVYNAKGAILAGSPWVTYQSDADIEGLINWLNDNDPKEKELKEAICQKLKFQNYQKMKNQVQDECQTAFSSCDGCDKASFPSFLVTKAAMLLEKKYGPFFESEITESLKKQGKKAKVIIEDKMYRCKCLEPVWPSKNHCISCHKTFMSDVEFEDHNDGRCTPDPPANEKGKSVGDSLKRKGNMRSDGNRVGYTVDMEIDENSKAGHSELSSRLIKFQNDGVVCPYNFEEISTKFFTRDSNEELVREIGLISSDGVPSFVPSASHFVSDPTLRLVPSHQEIGGLGAELKATKRPGLSQGNWSVANGINEGFSDDSFRTVANEIKVQKNRRPALRCSEQRDRISSADKYSPELGSGHCCVVPQSSLRPLVGKVSQVLQQLKINLLDMDAALSEEALRPSKACMERRWAWRSFVKSAETIYEMVQAIIALEEMIKTEYLRNEWWYWSSLSAAAKISTVSSLALRVYSLDAAIVYEKSCDFNSIDNLKPSSMPGPKLPSNLDLPEKCKVSRRTIKKRKEPEG comes from the exons aTGGAACTCTCCGATTCGAACGATTCAAAGCCCGAGACTCGTTCACCCCTCGGCATCGATCTAAACGAGatcccttcttcttcttttgccgAAACCCTACCCGACTCCGACTCCGCCGAACCCGATTCCTTTTCGATTGTTCGGGCTATCCACGAGAATCCCGACCCGGCTCTTGGTGAAGCCGCCGGTGTTCCCGTTGCCAACGAGGAGGAGCAGTGTGGTGTCTGTGGCTTGTCGGCGGCGACGCCcggtggaggaggaggaggaagagtGGTGGTTTGTGATGGATGTGAGCGAGGGTTTCACTTGGCATGCTCCGGGGTTTCCGAGAAGTTGCTTTCGGGGGCGGAGTGGGTTTGTGGAGCGTGTGTTGGCCGCGGAGTAAGGAGTAAACGGTGGCCGCTTGGGTTTAAGGCCAAGAAGCGCATCCTTGATATTAATGCTTCCCCGCCGAGTGATGGTGACGGCGATGGTGAGGAGGTGCAGGAGTTATTGAG ACAGCACACAGCGGGTGACAATTCTTTTGTTGGCAATCGGTTAGGTGCCCCCTTGACTTGTATGAATTCCTTGTATGCGGGTAATGGGTTTGGCTCTCAAAAAGCTTCTAGGATTGTGACACATGCTGTTAAAGTGGGTTTTGAAGATTTATTTCATTGTATGCGAACTAGAGATAGAAGTTTTGATGAGGTAGATTTGGGTTCTCCGCTAGGGTCTTTGAGGAATAGTAGTAATACAGCTATTAGATTTCCATCTCGGAATCCGAGTGACATTTTTTTGCAGCGTCTTAGAGAATTTGTTTCAGAAAGACATGGGGTTCTGGAGGAAGGTTGGCGTGTGGAACTAAAGCATTCCATGAGCTGTGACCTATATGCAGTTTATTGCTCTCCTGATGGGAAAACATTTGACTCAGTGTTAGATGTTGCTTCTTATCTTGGGTTGAATCTGAACCATAGCCCTATGGACGCTGAAATAAAACGTGAGGGGGCTTCTCTTCAGGAAAGATTGCATCTGCCAAGAAAAAGGAAGTCAACAAGGTTTTCAATAGCCAGTGGATTTCCTGAAAATAAGGAAAGTTTGATAAGTGGTTATTGCAAGGACTTTGCATGTGATGGTCAAATTCTGGAAAAGTATGCCAACAAATCTTGTATCATGAAAGTCACTGAAGCTGTGCAAGATGAGAAGGGTAGCTCTGGATCTGAACAAATTAAT GATGGGCTTCCTGTGCAGTTTGAAGATTTTTATATTCTCTCTTTGGGGCTCATTGACATGAGACCTTCTTATCATGATGCTAGTTTGATATTTCCTATAGGTTATAGGTCTTGTTGGCATGATAAGATCACTGGGTCACTTTTTGTATCTGAAGTTTTAGATGGTGGTGATTCTGGACCTATTTTCAAGATCAGAAGGCGTTCATGCTCTGCCTTGCCCCTTCCAATTGGGTCAGCTGTCCTATGTTGGTCCAAAGTTGAGCAAACTCCTAGTCATAATAAAGAAGGGGATGTTACTTATTATAATAACAAAGAGTTCGATGATGATGGATGTATTCAAAGGATCCTTACAGATCCTTGCCCACCTACGGAAAATGATCTCTTGATTTGTTTGAGAAGTAACTTGAAGGAAACATATCTTGTTCAGAATAGTGACGAATCCCAACTTGAAGCCGGTTTCATGTGTGAAAAATTTGGAGATACGTTAAGAGATGAAATTGGTGAAATTTCAGTGGAAGAACATTCCTCATCTGCAGCATGGAGAATAATATCTCAGAAATTTATTGATGCCTGCTCTGAGATAAGTAAAAGGAAGGGTGCTCTGAAGTTTTTGTGTAAGCATGCAGGAAAAGAAATTAGGTCATCAAGCTGGGATATGATGGATGGAAAGAATAAAGAGACCCATACTCCGTTAGCTAAATTCTGTGGCTTCCCAGTCTCTCTCTCCTTTCCTTTTGTGTATCAGCATAATGAGCTGGAGACTTGGTCTGAGGAACTGACAAAATGGCTGGGACAGGATAGATTTGGACTGGATGCTGAATTTGTacaagaaattattgaagagctTCCTGGTATTGAGGCCTGTTCACGGTATGAATCTTTGAGGAAAAGAAGTTCTTATTCAGGATCATTAACAATCAGAAATGGTTTCCTGAAGATTAAGATGCCAGATGGGCTTGAATGTGAGGGagaaaaaggattggatgtgttATTTGGGAAGTCAAAAAAGCCCCGTTTGGTTGATGACCGTGGTCCTCCTCCAGGGAAGCCATTGTGGCTGAGACTTCCTCCTGAACTTCTTGGTGACTTCCATCAG GTGTGGGAGTTATTGTGGCGCTTTGGTGAAGTAATGGGTTTGGAAGAGGCTTTTTTAGCAAATGAACTTGAAGAAGAGCTTATAAATCCCTGGTCTAATCACTCAAATTTCCTTCATAAATTTGACAGTGAAAAGCCAGGAGTTGATGTCCAAAGTTTATCTAGAATTGATGGTATGGGTGAAAAGAATGTATCACCTAGCAGTGATTCCTGTATGGCAGATTCTACTGAAAACCCACATCCATTTATACAGATGGAAACAGGAGAAATGATGGAAGCTGACCAGGCAAGGCTTGCATCTCTTAGTTACAGAAGATGCTTTGGCGTGACATTGACAAAGGTTCACAGCTCAGTGTTAGGGGTGCTAATAAGTGAGCTGCAATCAAAGGTTGCCGCACTTGTTGATCCAAATTTTGATTCTGGTGAGTCAAGATCTAAAAGGGGAAGGAAGAAAGATTTAGATAGTACAGCTCCTGCTAAAAAAGTTAAGCTCAGTCTGCTCCCAATTAATGAGTTGACCTGGCCTGAATTAGCTAGAAGATACATATTGTCTTTCTTATCCATGGATGGGAATCTTGACTCAGCAGAGATCACTGCCCGTGAGAGTGCTAAAGTGTTTTGTTGCTTACAAGGTGATGGTGGGGTGCTTTCTGGTTCACTTACTGGGGTGGCTGGGATGGAAGCAGATGCGCTT TTGCTTGCAGAGGCTACAAAGCGAATTTTTGGTTCTTTGAACAGACAAAGCAATGTTCTGACAGTAGAAGATGAAGGGCCTGTTCAAAATGTTGCTTGTGAAAAGAATTTTGTCAATGATGGTGATATTCCAGAGTGGGCAAAGTTGCTGGAACCTGTCAGAAAGCTGCCAACAAATGTTGGAACTAGAATCAGACGGTGTGTTTATGAAGCTTTGGAAAAAGATCCTCCAGAGTGGGCAAGGGAAAAATTGAAACATTCAATCAGTAAGGAAGTTTATAAGGGCAATGCTTCAGGACCAACAAAG AAAGCTGTTCTTTCGGTGCTAGCTGATGTTCAGAATGAATGCTCAACACAAAAACCTGAGAAAGAAATAAGTAAAAAGAAGATTGTCTTATCTGTGTCTGATATTATCATGAAAAAATGTCGCATCATATTACGTCATGCTGCTGCTGCTGATGATTCAAAGATCTTCTGCAACTTGTTGGGGAGAAAGCTAATGAATTCCAGTGATAATGATGATGAGGGGCTCCTTGGATCTCCTGCCATGGTGTCTCGTCCTCTGGATTTTaggactattgatttgagattggCTGTCGGGGCCTATGGTGGATCACATGAAGCTTTTCTTGAGGATGTTCGTGAG TTATGGAGTAATGTTCGTACTGCTTTTGCCGATCATCCTGATTTAGTTGAATTGGCAGAGTCTCTATCCGAAAACTTtgagtccttgtatgaaaagGAG GTTCTTATCCTAGTTCAGAAATTGGCGGAATATGCTAAATTGGAATGCTTTGATGCTGAAACAAAGGAGGAAATAAATGATATACTTGCTTCAACAAGTGATATCCCTAAAGCACCTTGGGACGAGGGAGTTTGCAAAGTGTGCGGTATTGACAAAGATGATGATAGTGTTCTTTTGTGCGACACTTGTGATGCTGAGTATCATACATATTGCTTGAATCCTCCACTGGCAAGGATTCCTGAAGGAAACTGGTATTGCCCTGCTTGTGTTAGCAAACGTATGGTTCAAGATGCATCGGAATCTTCACATGTTATCATCCGAAGGAGAGGTAAAAAGTATCAGGGAGAGGTTACCCGTGGCTACTTGGAAGCACTTGCACATTTAGCAGCTGTGATGGAAGAAAAAGAGTATTGGCAGTTTAGCGTTGATGAG AGAGCCTTCTTGCTCAAATTTTTATGTGATGAATTACTTAACTCAACTCTTATCCGTCAACATCTTGAACGATGTGCTGAAACAACATTTGAGTTGCATCAGAAATTACGTTCTGCATATATAGAATGGAAAAACCTTAAATCTAAGGAAGACTTTGTTGCTGCAAGAGCTGCAAAGTTCCATACAAGCATGATTAATGCAGTTGGAGATGGTGTAAAGGATGGTACTGATCAGATTCCATCAGATGGTGAAAAGGAGGCTGCCGTCCTTAATGGTTCAGATAAACATGCATCTAGTACTCATACAGAGAAAAGTTTTACCAGTAATGGTCAATGCTTTAATTCAATGGATACTGAGGCTCAGTTAAAGGGTGAACAAGCCAATGTGGATGTGAGCATGGTATTACCTGAAAAAAGCGATAAATCCTTTGTAACAAGTGAGTTGCCTGTATCAAATCCTTTGCCCCAGGAAATTGATGACTCAAGGAAAGAAACAAACCTCCATGGTAAGTTGGAAGAGTCTAAGGGAATGGATGTGGCTTCTCCATCATCTCCTTCAGATTGTAATGGACAGTGCCAGTCTTCTGATGCGACAAGCCTGCATGCAGCTAAGCAAGTTCCTTCTGTTGCTGAGAATGAGTCACAATCTCACCATCTTGAGTTGAGCACTATCAAGAGTGATATTCAACATCTGCAGGACTTAATTAATAGCTTAGAATCTCAGCTTTTAAAGCTATCTATTCGTAAGGAGTTTTTGGGAAGTGATTCTTCTGGCCGACTATACTGGATTTCAGCCATGCCAGGTGGCTATCCTCAGGTTATCGTTGATGGAAGTTTGGTAGTACGTAAGAAGAGGAATTTTCTGGGCAATGAGGTACGGGGGCACTGCACATCAGTTAACTGGAATTTAAGCTCTGCCACCACAGATAGTGTTTTTAAAGCACAGGGTTCAAAGGCTTCCTGTCCGTTTGTGTACAATGCCAAAGGTGCAATTTTGGCTGGTTCACCATGGGTTACATATCAGTCAGATGCAGATATCGAAGGACTCATTAATTGGTTGAATGATAATGACCCAAAAGAAAAAGAGCTGAAAGAGGCTATTTGCCAGAAGCTAAAATTCCAGAATTACCAAAAAATGAAAAACCAAGTTCAAGATGAGTGCCAAACTGCCTTTTCATCGTGTGATGGTTGTGATAAAGCTTCTTTTCCTAGTTTTCTTGTCACCAAGGCAGCAATGTTGCTGGAGAAGAAGTATGGTCCCTTCTTTGAGTCAGAAATAACTGAATCCTTGAAGAAGCAAGGGAAAAAGGCAAAGGTGATTATTGAAGACAAAATGTACAGGTGTAAATGCTTAGAGCCTGTTTGGCCCTCCAAAAATCATTGCATCTCTTGTCACAAAACATTTATGAGTGATGTCGAATTCGAGGATCATAATGATGGTAGATGCACTCCGGATCCACCTGCTAATGAGAAAGGTAAGTCAGTTGGTGATTCTTTAAAAAGGAAAGGGAATATGAGATCTGATGGTAATCGGGTAGGTTATACTGTTGACATGGAAATTGATGAAAATTCTAAAGCCGGGCATTCTGAGTTGAGTTCAAGGCTGATCAAATTTCAAAATGACGGAGTAGTTTGTCCTTATAACTTTGAAGAGATCAGTACCAAATTTTTCACTAGAGATTCTAATGAAGAATTGGTGCGGGAAATTGGTCTTATCAGTTCAGATGGCGTTCCATCATTTGTCCCATCTGCTTCTCATTTTGTTAGTGACCCTACCCTAAGACTTGTTCCTTCTCACCAAGAAATAGGGGGTTTAGGGGCTGAATTGAAGGCTACTAAGAGGCCTGGTTTATCTCAAGGAAACTGGAGTGTGGCTAATGGAATCAATGAAGGCTTTTCTGATGATTCTTTCAGGACTGTTGCAAATGAGATTAAAGTGCAGAAAAACAGAAGACCAGCTTTGAGATGTTCAGAACAAAGGGATAGAATATCTTCTGCAGATAAGTATTCTCCTGAACTGGGTAGTGGTCACTGCTGTGTAGTCCCACAGTCTTCTTTAAGGCCCTTGGTTGGTAAGGTTTCACAGGTTTTGCAGCAACTAAAGATTAATTTACTTGATATGGATGCTGCACTCTCTGAAGAAGCTTTGCGACCATCTAAGGCATGCATGGAAAGGAGATGGGCCTGGCGTTCATTTGTTAAATCTGCAGAAACAATATATGAG ATGGTCCAAGCAATAATTGCATTGGAGGAGATGATTAAAACCGAGTACTTGAGGAATGAGTGGTGGTATTGGTCATCGCTATCTGCAGCTGCAAAAATTTCCACCGTGTCTTCTCTTGCTCTACGTGTATACTCACTTGATGCTGCTATTGTTTATGAAAAGTCATGCGACTTTAATTCAATTGACAATTTGAAGCCCAGCAGCATGCCAGGCCCAAAACTGCCCTCCAACTTGGATCTGCCGGAGAAGTGCAAGGTGAGTCGGAGGACTATCAAGAAAAGGAAGGAACCAGAAGGCTGA
- the LOC107888646 gene encoding peptidyl-prolyl cis-trans isomerase, chloroplastic isoform X1 gives MAAVISCNSYSPLAASKWINPTLPTKASTFLATPKYNPHKHVQCKLQNEQKGRPFSLKECAISIILAAELITGIPSLDAYAANPPLPDLSVLISGPPIKDPGALLRYALPINNKAVREVQKPLEDITESLKIAGVKALDSVERNVRQASRALKQGKMLIISGLAEAKKDRGAELLDKLEVGMEELQQIVEDRNRDAVAPKQKELLQYVGDVEEDMVDGFPYEVPEEYRNMPLLKGRAAVDMKVKVKDNPNLEECVFRIVLDGYNAPVTAGNFVDLVQRHFYDGMEIQRADGFVVQTGDPDGPAEGFIDPSTEKTRTIPLEIMVDGEKAPVYEATLEELGLYKAQTKLPFNAFGTMAMAREEFENNSASSQIFWLLKESELTPSNANILDGRYAVFGYVTENEDFLADVKVGDVIESIKLVSGQDNLVNPSYKIAG, from the exons ATGGCAGCTGTTATCTCTTGTAACTCTTACTCTCCTTTAGCTGCCTCTAAATGGATTAACCCAACACTCCCCACTAAAGCTTCAACCTTTCTAGCAACTCCCAAATATAATCCTCACAAGCATGTTCAGTGTAAGCTTCAGAATGAGCAG aaaGGGAGGCCATTTTCCCTGAAGGAATGTGCAATCTCCATCATTTTGGCAGCTGAGTTAATAACTGGAATCCCATCACTTGATGCATATGCAGCTAATCCTCCATTGCCAGATTTATCTGTTTTAATCTCTGGGCCTCCAATTAAAGACCCTGGAGCTTTGTTGAGATATGCATTGCCAATTAACAATAAAGCTGTTAGAGAAGTGCAAAAACCACTTGAAGATATAACCGAGTCTCTCAAGATTGCCGGTGTCAAGGCACTCGATTCTGTCGAGAGA AATGTGAGGCAAGCGTCTCGAGCTCTTAAGCAAGGGAAAATGTTAATTATCTCGGGATTAGCCGAAGCAAAGAAGGACCGTGGAGCAGAATTGCTTGACAAGCTGGAAGTCGGGATGGAGGAACTACAACAGATTGTTGAGGATCGGAATAGAGATGCGGTGGCACCTAAACAGAAGGAGCTGCTTCAATATGTTGGAGA TGTTGAAGAGGATATGGTAGATGGCTTCCCATATGAAGTACCAGAAGAATATAGGAATATGCCGCTTTTGAAGGGGAGAGCAGCTGTGGATATGAAGGTTAAAGTCAAAGACAACCCGAATCTAGAGGAGTGTGTGTTCCGTATTGTTCTCGATGGGTATAATGCCCCGGTAACAGCTGGGAATTTTGTTGACCTCGTCCAAAGGCACTTCTATGATGGCATGGAAATTCAGAGAG CGGATGGGTTTGTTGTTCAAACCGGAGATCCTGATGGTCCTGCAGAGGGCTTTATTGATCCTAGTACCGAGAAAACTCGGACAATACCATTAGAAATCATGGTTGATGGAGAGAAAGCACCTGTATATGAAGCAACACTGGAG GAGCTTGGTCTGTACAAGGCTCAAACAAAGCTCCCTTTCAATGCTTTCGGAACCATGGCAATGGCTCGAGAA GAGTTCGAGAATAACTCTGCCTCAAGCCAGATATTCTGGCTATTGAAAGAAAGTGAACTAACACCGAGTAATGCCAATATATTGGATGGTCGATATGCTGTGTTCGGATACGTGACTGAAAATGAGGATTTTTTGGCAGACGTCAAGGTCGGTGATGTTATTGAATCAATTAAACTTGTTTCCGGCCAGGACAATCTAGTCAATCCAAGCTATAAGATTGCTGGTTAG
- the LOC107888646 gene encoding peptidyl-prolyl cis-trans isomerase, chloroplastic isoform X2, which translates to MKGRPFSLKECAISIILAAELITGIPSLDAYAANPPLPDLSVLISGPPIKDPGALLRYALPINNKAVREVQKPLEDITESLKIAGVKALDSVERNVRQASRALKQGKMLIISGLAEAKKDRGAELLDKLEVGMEELQQIVEDRNRDAVAPKQKELLQYVGDVEEDMVDGFPYEVPEEYRNMPLLKGRAAVDMKVKVKDNPNLEECVFRIVLDGYNAPVTAGNFVDLVQRHFYDGMEIQRADGFVVQTGDPDGPAEGFIDPSTEKTRTIPLEIMVDGEKAPVYEATLEELGLYKAQTKLPFNAFGTMAMAREEFENNSASSQIFWLLKESELTPSNANILDGRYAVFGYVTENEDFLADVKVGDVIESIKLVSGQDNLVNPSYKIAG; encoded by the exons ATG aaaGGGAGGCCATTTTCCCTGAAGGAATGTGCAATCTCCATCATTTTGGCAGCTGAGTTAATAACTGGAATCCCATCACTTGATGCATATGCAGCTAATCCTCCATTGCCAGATTTATCTGTTTTAATCTCTGGGCCTCCAATTAAAGACCCTGGAGCTTTGTTGAGATATGCATTGCCAATTAACAATAAAGCTGTTAGAGAAGTGCAAAAACCACTTGAAGATATAACCGAGTCTCTCAAGATTGCCGGTGTCAAGGCACTCGATTCTGTCGAGAGA AATGTGAGGCAAGCGTCTCGAGCTCTTAAGCAAGGGAAAATGTTAATTATCTCGGGATTAGCCGAAGCAAAGAAGGACCGTGGAGCAGAATTGCTTGACAAGCTGGAAGTCGGGATGGAGGAACTACAACAGATTGTTGAGGATCGGAATAGAGATGCGGTGGCACCTAAACAGAAGGAGCTGCTTCAATATGTTGGAGA TGTTGAAGAGGATATGGTAGATGGCTTCCCATATGAAGTACCAGAAGAATATAGGAATATGCCGCTTTTGAAGGGGAGAGCAGCTGTGGATATGAAGGTTAAAGTCAAAGACAACCCGAATCTAGAGGAGTGTGTGTTCCGTATTGTTCTCGATGGGTATAATGCCCCGGTAACAGCTGGGAATTTTGTTGACCTCGTCCAAAGGCACTTCTATGATGGCATGGAAATTCAGAGAG CGGATGGGTTTGTTGTTCAAACCGGAGATCCTGATGGTCCTGCAGAGGGCTTTATTGATCCTAGTACCGAGAAAACTCGGACAATACCATTAGAAATCATGGTTGATGGAGAGAAAGCACCTGTATATGAAGCAACACTGGAG GAGCTTGGTCTGTACAAGGCTCAAACAAAGCTCCCTTTCAATGCTTTCGGAACCATGGCAATGGCTCGAGAA GAGTTCGAGAATAACTCTGCCTCAAGCCAGATATTCTGGCTATTGAAAGAAAGTGAACTAACACCGAGTAATGCCAATATATTGGATGGTCGATATGCTGTGTTCGGATACGTGACTGAAAATGAGGATTTTTTGGCAGACGTCAAGGTCGGTGATGTTATTGAATCAATTAAACTTGTTTCCGGCCAGGACAATCTAGTCAATCCAAGCTATAAGATTGCTGGTTAG